In one Chelmon rostratus isolate fCheRos1 chromosome 7, fCheRos1.pri, whole genome shotgun sequence genomic region, the following are encoded:
- the LOC121609298 gene encoding odorant receptor 131-2-like, with translation MGENCTGGEVSFQLICRVIAVQLCVSLFLCINCVLIATFFMKDFFYTTMRYILFATTLLSDCLILIVTNLLLILSYFGISIQIWMCLIIFSLSSLYTFVTPLTLTTMTVERYVAICVPLRHAELCTTRSAQLCIVFIHFLSSVPCIVTLSIVFTSVTLSFYKQYNVCAVQVFILHSWQHHLRSAVRQFYFLVMFITILFSYVKIMKVAKAASGENKKSMWKGLRTVILHAFQLLLCLIQLWCPFIEAAVLEIDLMLFINVRYFNYIMFSLVPRCLSPLIYGLRDDKFYLALKNNAFWLLFRRSVSPAVLPIGVTCCFAGLCHLLFRRSVSPAVLPIGVTCCFADLCYLLCFVYLLNTYLFPFIQPCISSVAVVGTRQGGCRSYPGLCTP, from the exons ATGGGCGAGAACTGTACTGGTGGTGAAGTCTCATTCCAACTCATCTGTC GGGTGATTGCTGTTCAGCTTTGTGTGTCACTTTTCCTTTGCATTAACTGTGTACTTATTGCGACTTTTTTCATGAAGGATTTCTTCTACACAACCATGCGCTACATCTTATTTGCTACTACATtactgtctgattgtctgattTTAATTGTGACAAATCTCTTGCTCATCCTGAGCTATTTTGGTATATCTATACAGATTTGGATGTGTCTCATTATATTTAGTTTATCATCTCTGTACACTTTTGTCACACCACTAACTTTGACAACAATGACGGTGGAGCGCTACGTGGCCATTTGCGTGCCCCTCCGTCACGCAGAGCTGTGCACCACACGCAGCGCTCAGCTTTGTATTGTCTTCATTCACTTCCTCAGCTCTGTACCCTGCATTGTTACTCTCTCCATTGTCTTTACATCTGTCACCCTCAGCTTTTACAAGCAATACaatgtctgtgctgtgcaggTGTTCATTTTACACAGTTGGCAGCATCATCTCAGGTCAGCCGTTCGTCAGTTTTACTTCTTGGTCATGTTCATTACTATTTTATTCTCTtatgttaaaataatgaaagtggCCAAAGCTGCATCGGGAGAGAATAAAAAGTCAATGTGGAAAGGGCTCAGAACAGTAATTCTTCATgctttccagctgctgctctgtctcatcCAGCTGTGGTGTCCATTCATAGAGGCTGCAGTGCTTGAAAttgatttaatgttatttattaatgtCAGGTACTTTAATTATATAATGTTTAGTCTTGTTCCAAGATGTCTGAGTCCTCTTATTTATGGCCTCAGAGATGACAAGTTTTATCTTGCATTGAAAAACAATGCTTT ctggctgctgtttcgCCGGtctgtgtcacctgctgttttGCCTATCGGTGTCACCTGCTGTTTCGCCGGtctgtgtcacctgctgtttcGCCGGtctgtgtcacctgctgttttGCCTATCGGTGTCACCTGCTGTTTTGCCGATCTGTGttacctgctgtgttttgtgtacCTGCTGAACActtatttgtttccattcatccaACCCTGCATCTCCAGCGTTGCTGTTGTTGGCACTCGTCAGGGTGGTTGCCGTTCTTACCCCGGGCTGTGCACACCttga
- the LOC121609299 gene encoding odorant receptor 131-2-like: MAHNDSSLMRKINERVIAVQLCVSLFLCINCVLIATFFMKDFFYTTMRYILFATTLLSDCLILIVTNLLLILSYFGISIQIWMCVIIFSLSSLYTFVTPLTLTTMTVERYVAICVPLRHAELCSTRSARLCIVFIHFLSSVPCIVTLSIVFTSVTLSFYKQYNVCTVQVFILHSWQRHLRSAVCQFYFLVMFIILFSYVKIMKVAKAASGENKKSIWKGLRTVILHAFQLLLCLIQLWCPFIEAAVLEIDLMLFINVRYFNYIMFSLVPRCLSPLIYGLRDDKFYLALKNNALYVFGKKNRSFRCQIKL, translated from the coding sequence ATGGCTCATAATGACTCTTCCTTAATGAGAAAGATAAATGAACGGGTGATTGCCGTTCAGCTTTGTGTGTCACTTTTCCTTTGCATTAACTGTGTACTTATTGCGACTTTTTTCATGAAGGATTTCTTCTACACAACCATGCGCTACATCTTATTTGCTACCACATtactgtctgattgtctgattTTAATTGTGACAAATCTCTTGCTCATCCTGAGCTATTTTGGTATATCTATACAGATTTGGATGTGTGTCATTATATTTAGTTTATCATCTTTGTACACTTTTGTCACACCACTAACTTTGACAACAATGACGGTGGAGCGCTACGTGGCCATTTGCGTGCCCCTCCGTCACGCAGAGCTGTGCTCCACGCGCAGTGCTCGGCTTTGTATTGTCTTCATTCACTTCCTCAGCTCTGTACCCTGCATTGTTACTCTCTCCATTGTCTTTACATCTGTCACCCTCAGCTTTTACAAGCAATACAATGTCTGTACTGTGCAGGTGTTCATTTTACACAGTTGGCAGCGTCATCTCAGGTCAGCCGTATGTCAATTTTACTTCTTGGTcatgttcattattttattctcttatgttaaaataatgaaagtggCCAAAGCTGCATCGGGAGAGAATAAAAAGTCAATATGGAAAGGGCTCAGAACAGTAATTCTTCATgctttccagctgctgctctgtctcatcCAGCTGTGGTGTCCATTCATAGAGGCTGCAGTGCTCGAAAttgatttaatgttatttattaatgtCAGGTACTTTAATTATATAATGTTTAGTCTTGTTCCAAGATGTCTGAGTCCTCTTATTTATGGCCTCAGAGATGACAAGTTTTATCTTGCATTGAAAAACAATGCATTGTATGTCTTTGGCAAGAAAAATAGATCTTTCAGGTGTCAAATTAAACTATAA
- the LOC121609195 gene encoding diablo homolog, mitochondrial-like: protein MQRTKMATQRTVTTCLRLLRSSARVLFSGRKPAVHKPGKWSNILCTGVASLTVGGGLCAIPFKQAENLSHDSLIRRAASVVTDSSSTFLSQATLALIDAITEYSKAVHTLIALQRRYLDSLGKLTPAEEDTIWQVIISQRAEVNDRQDECKRFESTWVSAVKLCETAAEVAYTSGAEHASITVRTNIQVAQSQVEEAQKLSVDANEKMVKAKVMEVERMTQYAASLQNSSDEEEVPEAYLRED, encoded by the exons ATGCAGCGGACCAAGATGGCAACGCAGAGGACGGTAACAACCTGCCTCCGTCTTCTCAG GAGTTCTGCTCGTGTCCTGTTCAGCGGCAGAAAACCTGCAGTCCATAAACCGGGGAAATGGTCGAATATCCTGTGCACAGGTGTTGCATCTTTAACCGTCGGCGGTGGGCTGTGTGCGATACCTTTCAAACAG GCTGAAAACCTCTCTCACGACTCTCTGATCAGACGAGCAGCCTCTGTGGTAACAGACAGTTCAAGCACTTTTCTCTCTCAGGCCACCTTGGCTCTCATAGATGCCATCACAGAGTACTCAAAA gctgtgcacacactcattgcTCTCCAAAGACGCTATTTGGACTCACTGGGAAAACTTACTCCAGCAGAAGAGGATACAATCTGGCAGGTGATCATTAGCCAGCGTGCAGAG GTTAATGACAGACAAGATGAATGCAAGCGCTTTGAGTCAACTTGGGTCAGCGCAGTCAAGCTGTGTGAAACGGCAGCGGAGGTGGCATACACCTCAG gagCTGAACATGCGTCCATCACAGTGAGGACAAACATTCAGGTGGCCCAGTcgcaggtggaggaggcacAGAAACTTTCAGTGGATGCCAATGAGAAGATGGTCAAGGCCAAAGTGATGGAGGTTGAAAGGATGACACAATATG